From a region of the Pukyongiella litopenaei genome:
- the hutG gene encoding N-formylglutamate deformylase, translating to MIEVTEGTGPLILGLPHTGTDLPDGIAGDLNDTGRALADTDWHIHRLYAGLRGDVTSVRTRVHRYVIDVNRAPDGASLYPGQNTTGLCPLTDFDGQAIYRPGREPGADDIARRAAAYHAPYHAALAGQIARVQAAHGFAILYDCHSIRSHIPFLFDGILPDFNIGTDGGRSCAAAVARTVEDICAAATGYSHVLNGRFRGGWTTRHYGDPSAGVHAIQMELAQSTYMTEAPPWGWNAARADRLRDQLGRILDALAELPDLARTGGPT from the coding sequence ATGATCGAGGTGACCGAAGGCACCGGGCCGCTGATCCTGGGGCTGCCCCATACCGGCACCGACCTGCCGGACGGGATCGCCGGGGATCTGAACGACACCGGCCGGGCGCTGGCCGATACCGACTGGCATATCCACCGGCTCTATGCCGGGCTGCGCGGTGACGTGACCTCGGTGCGCACCCGCGTGCATCGCTATGTCATCGACGTGAACCGGGCGCCTGACGGCGCCAGCCTCTATCCGGGGCAGAACACCACCGGCCTGTGCCCGCTGACCGATTTCGACGGGCAGGCGATCTACCGGCCCGGCCGCGAACCGGGCGCCGATGACATCGCCCGCCGCGCCGCCGCCTATCACGCGCCCTATCACGCGGCGCTGGCCGGCCAGATCGCGCGGGTGCAAGCGGCCCACGGCTTCGCGATCCTCTATGACTGCCATTCGATCCGGTCGCATATCCCGTTCCTGTTCGACGGCATCCTGCCCGATTTCAACATCGGCACCGATGGCGGGCGCAGTTGCGCCGCCGCCGTGGCGCGAACCGTCGAGGACATCTGCGCCGCGGCCACGGGCTACAGCCATGTGCTGAACGGCCGGTTCCGGGGCGGCTGGACCACGCGCCATTACGGCGATCCTTCCGCCGGCGTTCACGCGATCCAGATGGAACTGGCGCAATCCACCTACATGACCGAGGCCCCGCCCTGGGGCTGGAACGCGGCGCGGGCCGACCGCCTGCGCGACCAGCTTGGCCGCATCCTCGACGCCCTTGCCGAACTGCCTGACCTGGCCCGAACCGGAGGACCGACATGA